TGTTGTAGAATGAGTCACCGTACGAGAAAAAAATCAATCAAGCGATTTCTACCATAGATAATAGGGGGCGTGGTGGCTATAGGAGGTaggaacaatattttaaatgtctgCCGATGCTATATCCGAAAGTTATCTTTTCGGACGAAATGGTTAAACAACTTGGTAATCAGTGAGGATTTCAAAAGCCACGGATTCATCTCGATCACGGACTCCACCATCTCGTTTTTTCTTTTTACTCTCTCTACCTGGAACATGTGTGGCAAAGCTTGAGGATGGGGTTGGCTTAGTGGGATGGGGTACGATTTTATTTGGAGTTAATTATTCTATAATCGTTCTTGTGGAATAATAAAATGTGCCAATTTGAGTTTCAAACGCTTTTTAACATTCTCCGGCACGAAAAACTCGAGAtatgatgaaaatataaatataataaataaattataatacaagatGTTTCCGGAACTTCTGTCGTATTTAGTGACGTAACCGTTTTCATATTAGGTATTACACAACTAACTATTGGCTACAGGCTTTAGTGTGTTTTTCATGCCTTTATTTGCACTGTTTTTTTGTTCAATACAGCGTCGTGTGTCAACTTTGGCCGTCTGCATGACTGTGAAAAACTCAACTAtcacttataaaattaaaaataagttgttcTAAATACCTAAATGAACATTTCAACGTTATTGAAAGTTGTACTGACTTCTAAAAATACACGAAATTGATCAGAAGGGTTAACCTTgagaattatttgaaataataggACCCTTTTTCGCTCTTCTCTGTTTTGCTTGTGGAAAGCAGAAATATACTACatatggattatctgtgctgtaccaAACACGGGTACCAAAACCCGTCTTTATAAAACTGCAACGTGGTGCTCCCCTGATAAACACGATGATTTGTAGTACTAATATTTGGGGTTTGATCcatgttttaaaacaagtgtatgCACAAGTTTCGTAGTGTAACTGAATATGCACTTGACATCTGGTGTTTATTTTCGTTAACCCTTTGAGCCTTTGGAAATGAAACCAAAGATGAAAcgtaagtagttttttttttaattcacgtaaagctacaccaaagctttctgcgctagccacccctaatttatcagtgtaagactagagggaaggcagctagtcatcaccacccaccacaaactcttgggttatttttttaccaacaaatgatggaattgaccgtaacattataacgcctccacagctgaaagggacaGCATGTTTGTAATCACTGATTCGCATGCTTAAATACTGCATAAAAGGTTTTTACTTACCGATAAACTCCGTGTAAATCATAGAGCGCTTGAAACGAATCTGCAGAATGCAGCTTTAATTATCTGAAAAGACAGATGAAAGGCGACATAAGGTAatgattagtttattttaaaaatttcgaGCAAACCTATAAACGGATATCTGCGCGTAGTTATCCCGAAGTATGAACTGGATGTGACTCTTACCCTTATAACGCAGCTACAAATCATTGGATTCACAGTTCGAGCAGTTAGTCAGTGTGTTGAGTTCGTCGCAGGCGatggtaaaagaaaaataacaaaaaatacagaaaacttaGCAGTGTGAAACAGTTTAAATGCATCTGTTAGTGGCTAAAACAGCAGTGTGAAACAGTTTAAATGCATCTGTTAGTAGCTAAAACAGCAATTTTTTTTTGCCTCCATAATTTCATGTTCCTGAATTATGACACATTTCGTGTGCCTGGAGTCAGGTTTAACTTATCAGAAAGTTACAGGCTTCCAGCACTTCACATTCCACATTTTCAGCTGTAGGTGTGTAACAAAAGTGATAGTCATTCCCAGAAGTCGGTTGGTTGGAAGTAGTCGTGTAGACAGCAGGTACTTTTAACTGCAGTAGTTCTAAATAAGACCTAAAGGTCACCGATTTTGCCATTTACTTTTCTAACGTATAAGGAACCATTGAGTTTGCAAACAAAACGTTAAGGCTAAGAGTGCGACAAGCATTTCCAATGTTATTCTTTTGTGATAGTGTTGAACCATGAGGGTCTTTGTCTAAAGTACAAGTACAGCACTGTCTCACTATAACGCTACCATCGGGAGTCGCGTGCACCCGAGAGCGATATATTTGGGGAAGTATAATAACCAACTGGGCAAGAAGGTACTTGTGCTGAAGTAGTACAAATTCAGTGGACTAGCTAAGcaacaaattaaataaactgtttatttacgCCGGGAAAATAGGCATAAAAACAACATAGAAAACGGATAAAGTATGAACACAAACTTTCCATTGTTTCAAaacatattcatgtttatttactttaaaaagtctgatactttagtttgttttatttggttttcagCCTCTTTCCGAATGCGGCTTAGAGACATGTCTGGGGATTCtcaccgctaaaatccgggtttaaatacccgtggtgggcagagcagaggcagcccattgtgtagctttgtgcttaattccaaacaattatGTGTAACAATTTCTGTAATAGCCGTTGGTTGTAACTCCATTCAGGAAAACGTTTCCGACGTGTTTAGTTTCATGTTTAGaccatgttttattttcaaggtTCATATAGACAGCTCTTGACGTTTCGTAGCATGTCTTTATCTTTCTCAACTCAGGTCTTAAATTGTGCCTCTATATTCCAATCAAGCCTTAACAGgtccggcacggtcaggtggttagggtgtttaaCTCGTATTCTGTAGAaaacgagttcgaatccctgtcttaCCAAACATGTTTATCTTTTTAGTCGTAAGGGTGtaataatattacggtcaatcccactattcgttggtaaaagctaaattagggacggctagcgcagatagcccttgagtagctttgcacgaaattcaaaccaaaccagttcaTACTTCTCCAGCAGTTTGCCTTCCATCACGTTTGCCGACAATGTAATAAGACATACTGGttgattcttgatgacgagaaacccacttgaaataaaaatgtatctcagaacggcttgtatgggtgttaacacttttactaataaagcagagaacaacgtttcgaccttcctaggtcatcttgtagttaagaaagaaagagtttgaatATGACCGTTGACGGATACATGTCccagggatgagagtataaacgagtacgggattgtagggggcgttgcaggtggatgttaggttattaattagtataggtatgaaagtgttcctttatattggtttaattttggttttagttgctgtataagtagggcttctttgatttttcgtttgtttatatttgtttctctacttaatatcttggtgttttctgtggttatgttgtgtttatttgatttgcagtgatcaaaaacgtgtgaagattttttttttgttctttgaatctagtttcaattttttcggtttgtttctccaatcgtggcgggcccggcatggccaagcgcgtaaggcgtgcgactcgtaatccgagggtcgcgggttcgcgcccgcgtcgcgccaaacatgctcgccctcccaaccgtgggggcgttataatgttacggtcaatcccactattcgttggtaaaagagtagcccaagagttggcggtgggtggtgatgactagctgccttccctctagtcttacactgctaaattagggacggctagcacagatatccctcgagtagctttgtgcgaaattccaaaacaaacaaacaaaacaaatccaatcgtggcagttgttgcattgtattttataaattatattggtgttgtgtttgtcagtgtagtttttacatagtatggactttatttttgtacctggtttttgaataaatttggtgtttactggaatgttgtgttttgttgtaagtgTTTTCCAAagattggttattttttcgctaatGTCaagaacatatggtatgcagcggtataaggttttgtagttgtatcttggaatttaatgttgttggtctagatgtgtgcgtatattTTTTTCACGATTTTTTCGAGGAaatttgatgttgatgaagtgttgtttcatgttgttgatttcattgttagtTTTATCAGGTTACCATagctttgtggctgtgtttatgtggtttcttaatatgttgagtttttgttttgtttcatgtgctgagtcccaaggattGTATAACTCAGTATGGGTGATCACTCTTGGATTTCTGTATTGAAttttgtatcagttctagtgatcttgaggttaaggaatgttatttgattagttttttcctgttaacaggtgaacttaatgttggagtgtatagagttaacatggctgaaaaactaagtgtgtgttctgtagatgtgaatccagcaattgtatcatcaacatacctgtaccagtatagtggtgggtgtaaggctgaattgatcgcttgtgattcaatctgtgtcataagaatgttagctagaactggtgacactggATTCCCCATAcgtaggccatttatttgtaggtagttttcgttattgaacataaagttagttttgggtggtagtgaattctataagggttgctaattggttgcaggggatgtgtatcaatgggttggggtcttggatataaagttctaaagctatcctGCAGCTTCAGTTGTTGGATTCATACTGGGATTGTTTTTTACGATGGTTCTTGCCAATGTTTCTCATGAGCGGAAGAAGCAGAATAAGTCTTACACTCCTAGTTGTGATGGTTCGACCAACTTCtcttttaaatgaaataactgtCAGGCTCGCCattaccaggtggttaaagcgctcgactcctTATAtgtgggtcgcggattcgaatccctgttacatcaaaggtgcttgccccttcagccgtgggggcgttataatgttacagtcaatctcagtattcgttggtaaaagagtagtccaagagttggcggcgtgtagtgataactagctgccttcccttaagtcttacattgctaacttagagacggctagcgcagatagccctcgtgtagctttgcgtggaagtaaaaaaaaacaacaacaaatacttgcCATGACTTTTTCTACTCTAAACCTTCTGCAATTAACGACATAACATTTCTTTTCCATCTGATATCTTGGAACTTCTTGCCTTCTCCCCGGATTTAAACAATCTCTTCTTTAATGACGTCATTTATGACCAGACAGGACCCCGCTAGGTCCAATAATGACcaatagttttataaatgtcTGGGGATCAAGGTGCCACATCCGAGAAAGCGTTATAACCGCTGGCGTTATGATAAGGTAGTCCTGTAGTTAAATTATACTTTTCAATGCCAAGGAACAAAAAAGGAGTTATCTATGCTATGCCAACCATAGGTATTGAAACTagatttttaacgttttaagcCTCAAGTAATCGGAAGGGAAATAGTTAGAAAAAtgctaaatttattattattatttttcatctccagAAAAGTTGTTCTTGCACTCCAAGTGAAATCAGATTAAATGGAAAGGATGGAACATCATGTGTGTGTGATTTTGAAGAAGAAGGAACCGGTAAGAGAGTATCTTATAACCAGATCATTcgatattttgtttcaaaaacttacaaataaacacTCTAAGTTCCCCCTTATTTGTAGCACTTACGTGTTTACAGATGAGTACGAGTTACTTTTTATTACCTTTGTGGtattattacatttcattttatcaCATAGTTGTTTTAGGTTTAGGTAGAAACATGGTTATATGTCATAATTATTCCAAAATTCAGTTTATACTCGTACTTATTATTGAAAGTACATTGTGTTGGTGTATACTGACTCGCATTAAACTGTTATGGAAATATTATACAAGAGTTTGAAAGGGGGGATTTCGAACTAAATGAAAAAGGCAAACATTCAGTagatttaaacaaattgttagATATCTCAAATCCTTTTCGTTGTGTCTGTGATCGTACAAGGTAGGAGTCCTACCCACGACCATCTGTGATAGGTACTTTATCCATAGAAATTTGCGATTTCCCTTTTAGAAAATGAAGTTTATCTTTTCTAAGCCAACCTCAATTGCTTTCGTTTCAACCCTGGGATACATTACTTGGATTTTGTTAACCTTCGTTTAAACCAGAGACACGGTACATAGACTTCTTTAGCCTTTTTTCGAAACGTGTTTCCTTTAATAAATGTTGGTTTTCGTCAGAGGCAACGCTAGGCACTGGCACAGAGGACCAATTCCCTGATTTTATTCAAAAGTATCTCGAATTCCCAGATGGTATTTTGAAAATCATGATCGATATCCTATTGACACACCCAAAATTTGTGCACCTACGAACCCGAACCTTGAATCTTTTAACTGTAGGTTTATTTATGAACTATGTCAAGAAACCACAGGTTTATATCTGGAATACATTCAGGAATTCTGTGTTTACTTCTGGATTAAGTCCAGGAACTATGGGTTTATCTCTGGAATGTATTCAGGAATTGTTGGTTTATCTTCGAGTTATATCTAAAAAAGGGAAAACGGAGTTTATCCTTGAAATATAAGGAACTGTATGTTTGTATTTGAGTTTTATCCAAGGAGGTGCAGTGAATTTTCTCTGGACTATATCAAGGAGCTGGGGGTTTATCTGTTCACCTCTAATCTTTGTTCTATATTTCGCTGACTTTTACTTATGATTTTATTaggtattttttaacattttgagagTGGGGTATATAACTCACGTTTTATGTCatatcatattttatgttataacatgCGCAAAGGTTCTCAAAAgttattaactaaaacaaaaaaaaagctattatatacattaaaatgagATTGCTAATAACAAACAGTGAAATGTTCAATCATCAGAAAGTTGTTTTCGACACGTTAGTAGCAGAGACTTAGTCATTAAGAATCTCGATATAAAGATAACAACTGTTCATGAGAAAGTTGTGGATCATTTGGAATACTCTGCTTGGTTTGTTGTTTGCAGTTCATGCCCTAGTTTACCCACAACTTATCCTAAGGGGGCACGACATTGAAATCGTTCCAAACGTGATCAGCTTGGAAGAATGCATCTGGCTCTGTGCTAAGGACAGCCGTTGTAAGTCTGCTCGAGTGAACATGTGGGCAGGAACCTGGCAGTGCTACATGAAGAATGTTAACCATGAAGATGTACCTGATAAATTTGAAAGGGTGAATATGGGCCTTTACTTCTACTTGGTTGGTCGATAATAGTTGATTAAGACTCATGTAAGGAACTTTAACCaataaacaattacagaaacgctggtgtgtttgttgttgtatcTGGTGTCAACATTCAATAAACTTCATCTTACTGACTTTACCTAGTTGCCTCAAAACACtcacagaaataaaatacttctaaTATGAATTGGTCACCACCAATGACTTATGGTCAATCACGAGAAAACTCATATAAATCGTTTTTATCAGAAGAAATTCTTGCAACTAAATCATTTTTGTGTCTTACTTCCGCTAACACAACTACtctaaaaaaatatgttaacctAAGTTGTTACATACCAGGGTTTCCTTTAGAATCTTCCATCTGAGCTTTATAAGAGTTATCTGCTATTagctgtttctagttttcaaTTCCTGGCCGCGTCGGAAGGCATCTGGTTAACAGAACCCTTTGCCAGATCATATTTAACCAAATAGTGATATTTGACAACCACTCATAACGTACCCACAAAACCCAAAGTGTAAAGTACATTTTTGTAATACAGAAACACCACAACTAATAGGATTCATAGTGCAGGCATACTAAACACAAGGCCACACTTAGTCCTATACAATAAGGAATAAGATTTTGTGCAAAATACGGCTTTCTTTGAACCAAATCTATTAATGCATGATAACAACATTGATTAATTCACacaagaaatatttagaaaaatgttgACTTAATGTagaatttgtataatttaaattgttttaaacagaaacatGTTCTTTTGAGATTGTGTGCAAGTTCAGAAAATTTTCTATTTCAAAATAAGTACATCAATTAACAATATACTGATGATAAAACTTCAAAACGCAAAAATGAACAagaccaaatttatttaaatgccTGAATGTGACATTTTTTCATTGATTAATAGCAACAAAAAGAACAATGACtttgaaataagtaaataaatattacaaacataataatatttcatgatctagctattatacgtgataaaataagtttttctgtTTCGATTTTTTGCTGGGTAAACttacaatcttaaatattttGGTAACGTTTTACACATAAAACAACCGAAATATCCTGTAAAGAACAAAACCATACAAACACTATTAGAATATCCTAAAGAAGAAAGCCATTTACAATATACCTTGTTATAAATATCTACTGAAGAACAAGACCACCACTAACAATACATCCTATTCTAAAGTTCTACTGAAGAACAAAACCACCATTAATAACATCCCTTGTCCAAAATCCACTTACGAAGAAAATCACCATTAATAATATCCCTTGTTCCAAAAAtctgttgaaaaacaaaaccacCATTTACAATATCCCTTGATCTACTAAAGAATAAAACCACTACTTACAATATATCCTGTCATAAAGatctactgaaaaataaaatcaccatATACAATATTCTCTAGCTCTAAAGATTTATTGAAGACTGAAACCACTATGGTAATTTTGGCGGGGATAGTGTGCCTCGCTGGAAGATAGCACCACTAgtttgtgtctgtgtgtgtatgtatcaGCCTCAAGCAATAGAGGAATGATGATGtctgaaaaaattaaactgaacttTAACCGATTGTGTGCtatcatttataaaacataaaatcttaaatataGAATAGAAATGAACATTTGTATTAGCGCTAAGCCAATGAAATTACAAATCATGATGTTTGTAgtacattaaattttgttaagCATTTATCGTAGTATATTAAACTATGATGAAATGTGAATTTTATATAAGAACACTGAATTGTATAGCCTGGGAAATTATCACTTGATTTATAATTAGAGTTCCTTATGTTCATTTAGAAAAGATtaaatgaaagatataaaaatataatttttggtttATAGAAATGTAAGTGATATTTGACTTAGGCTGTACATTTTATTCTCCATTATTATAAGAAAgaacaaactgaaatattttgtgaaga
This genomic window from Tachypleus tridentatus isolate NWPU-2018 chromosome 10, ASM421037v1, whole genome shotgun sequence contains:
- the LOC143228289 gene encoding uncharacterized protein LOC143228289 is translated as MKLIFVLFISIIAAFFTVSVALSSEYFQEKGKSYLPWAEDVDKTSLNTFEKSCSCTPSEIRLNGKDGTSCVCDFEEEGTVHALVYPQLILRGHDIEIVPNVISLEECIWLCAKDSRCKSARVNMWAGTWQCYMKNVNHEDVPDKFERVNMGLYFYLVGR